From the Theileria parva strain Muguga chromosome 3 map unlocalized ctg_531, whole genome shotgun sequence genome, one window contains:
- a CDS encoding Cytochrome C oxidase copper chaperone (COX17) family protein — protein MLSYFNRVRDFFCKKGSCDLKNQQNQTSKSGKHICCVCKETKQARDDCIAQNGQEQCKKFIEAHNKCLKDEGFTVEN, from the coding sequence ATgttatcatattttaacaGGGTAAGGGATTTTTTTTGCAAAAAGGGTTCTTGCGACTTGAAAAATCAACAGAATCAGACTTCCAAATCCGGGAAACACATCTGCTGCGTTTGCAAGGAGACTAAACAGGCCAGAGACGACTGCATCGCCCAAAACGGCCAGGAACaatgtaaaaaattcatCGAAGCACACAACAAATGCCTCAAAGATGAAGGATTCACAgttgaaaattaa